One Agrobacterium vaccinii DNA window includes the following coding sequences:
- a CDS encoding CarD family transcriptional regulator yields MTIQQKKSPARHGFKTGEAIVYPAHGVGTISTIEEQEVAGMKLELFVIDFEKDKMRLKVPVAKAVSIGMRKLSEGDFVERALKVVQGKARVKRTMWSRRAQEYDAKINSGDLIAIAEVVRDLYRAENQPEQSYSERQLYEAALDRMAREIAAVNKMSETEAVRLVEVNLNKGPKRGKTVEEDDAQEEEAA; encoded by the coding sequence ATGACAATCCAGCAGAAAAAATCTCCAGCGCGTCACGGTTTCAAGACCGGCGAAGCGATCGTTTATCCCGCTCATGGTGTCGGTACTATCTCGACGATTGAAGAACAAGAAGTCGCGGGCATGAAGCTCGAACTTTTCGTCATCGATTTCGAAAAAGACAAGATGCGCCTGAAAGTTCCGGTGGCAAAGGCTGTCAGCATTGGCATGCGCAAGCTTTCCGAAGGGGATTTCGTCGAGCGCGCACTGAAGGTTGTTCAGGGCAAGGCTCGCGTCAAGCGTACCATGTGGTCGCGCCGCGCGCAGGAATATGATGCCAAGATCAATTCCGGCGATCTGATTGCCATCGCTGAAGTCGTTCGCGATCTCTATCGCGCCGAAAATCAGCCTGAGCAGTCTTACTCCGAGCGTCAGCTTTATGAAGCTGCTCTTGATCGTATGGCCCGTGAAATCGCGGCTGTGAACAAGATGTCTGAAACCGAGGCCGTTCGTCTCGTTGAAGTGAACCTCAACAAGGGTCCGAAGCGCGGCAAGACCGTGGAAGAAGACGACGCACAGGAAGAAGAAGCCGCGTAA
- a CDS encoding M48 family metalloprotease produces the protein MAKRILALATAGLILSSCQSLFSPSYQSTLKPSDNPQTVEQVQKNDPRAQMGAREHPRIVASYGGEYHDDKTERLVARIAGALTAVSENPQQSYRITILNSPAINAFALPGGYLYVTRGLLALANDASEVAAVLSHEMGHVTANHGIERQRREEAEVIASRVVAEVLSSDLAGKQALARGKLRLAAFSRQQELQADVIGVRMLGEAGYDPYASPRFLDSMAAYARFTSADPDSDQSLDFLSSHPNTPQRIELAKRHARAFGQEGQVGDKGRDWFLNGIDGLLYGDSPQEGYVRGNTFLHGTLGIRFDVPEGFQIDNKVEAVLATGPGEMAIRFDGVADPKQTSLANYLTSGWVAGLVPETVRETEINGLPAATARATADKWDFDVTVIRVGQQIFRFLTAVPKGSAQLDSVANVLRTSFRKMTPAEITALKPLRVRVVNTKPGDTVASLAARVMGTDRKVELFRVLNAMSATSVIQPGERVKIISE, from the coding sequence CCTATCAATCCACACTCAAGCCGTCGGATAATCCGCAGACGGTGGAGCAGGTGCAGAAGAACGATCCGCGCGCGCAAATGGGTGCCCGCGAGCATCCCCGCATCGTTGCCAGCTACGGCGGCGAATATCACGACGACAAGACGGAACGCCTGGTCGCTCGCATTGCTGGCGCGCTGACGGCGGTATCGGAAAATCCGCAGCAGTCCTATCGCATCACGATTTTGAACTCCCCTGCCATCAACGCTTTTGCGTTGCCCGGTGGTTATCTCTACGTCACGCGCGGTCTCCTGGCGCTTGCCAATGATGCGTCGGAAGTGGCGGCGGTGCTGTCTCACGAAATGGGCCACGTCACGGCCAATCACGGCATCGAACGTCAGCGTCGCGAAGAGGCCGAAGTGATCGCCAGCCGCGTCGTTGCCGAGGTGCTTTCGAGCGATCTGGCTGGAAAACAGGCCTTGGCCCGTGGCAAGCTGCGTCTCGCCGCCTTCTCGCGTCAGCAGGAGCTGCAAGCCGATGTCATCGGCGTACGCATGCTCGGCGAAGCGGGTTACGACCCCTATGCGTCACCGCGCTTCCTCGATTCCATGGCAGCCTATGCGCGCTTTACATCCGCGGACCCCGACAGCGACCAAAGCCTCGACTTCCTGTCCAGCCACCCGAACACGCCGCAGCGCATCGAGCTTGCAAAACGCCATGCGCGCGCCTTCGGTCAGGAAGGGCAGGTTGGTGACAAGGGACGCGACTGGTTCCTCAATGGTATCGACGGTCTTCTTTACGGGGATAGTCCGCAGGAAGGCTATGTGCGCGGCAATACGTTCCTGCACGGCACTCTGGGTATCCGGTTCGATGTGCCTGAAGGCTTTCAGATCGACAACAAGGTCGAGGCCGTTCTCGCGACAGGACCAGGCGAAATGGCCATCCGTTTCGATGGTGTCGCCGATCCCAAGCAGACGAGCCTTGCCAATTATCTGACGAGTGGCTGGGTTGCCGGACTGGTGCCGGAAACGGTGCGCGAGACGGAGATCAACGGACTTCCTGCCGCGACCGCCCGTGCGACTGCGGACAAATGGGATTTCGATGTCACGGTCATTCGCGTCGGCCAGCAGATATTCCGGTTCCTGACGGCAGTGCCGAAAGGCAGTGCGCAGCTCGACAGCGTGGCCAATGTCCTGCGCACCAGCTTCCGCAAGATGACACCGGCTGAGATAACCGCCCTCAAACCGCTGCGGGTGCGTGTCGTCAACACCAAGCCGGGGGACACCGTTGCTTCACTGGCGGCGCGAGTGATGGGCACAGACCGCAAGGTCGAGCTTTTCCGTGTGTTGAACGCGATGAGTGCGACATCGGTCATTCAGCCGGGTGAGCGGGTCAAAATCATTTCAGAATAA